The Bradyrhizobium betae genomic interval CTGACGATTCTACGAAAGGTTGTCCGCCTGTGTTGCTTCTCGATCACATTATTTGCATTCCAAAGTGCACTGAGTTGTCCGGATTAATACGGAGACATCTGGTGCAGTAGCGGCCGCGCCACGAATCAGACTCGCAAGGACGATCGCCGCCCGCGAATCTCGCGGACGATGCAAAAAGGCCGCGGCGTCACCGCCGCGGCCTTCCTGTTGTCGATCGCTGTCGCCGGTTGGACCGAACTTTGAGCTCAGCCTTGGCCGTCGGCCGACGTCGGTTCCGCAGAAGACGAAGGCATCGCCCAGCTTGTCTCGGCGGCGGGCTCGGGAGCCGGAGCCGGCGGTGTCAACGGTGCTGACGGCTTCGGCGCGGGAGCTGCCTTCGCCTTCTTCGGTGCCGCTTTCTTCGCGGCTTTCTTCGATGCAGCCTTCTTCGGTGCAGCCTTTTTCGAGGTCGCCTTGGCCGCCTTCTTCACAGCCTTCTTGGCGGCCTTCTTCGGCGCGGCCTTCTTGGCTGATTTCTTCGCAGCTTTCTTCGCGGACTTCTTGGCTGCCTTCTTCGCGGTCTTCTTCGCCGCTACAGCCTTCTTGGCCTTTTTGGCCTTCTTGCTTTTTTTCTTCTTCGCTTTCGCCATCGTGGTCCTCCTGTTGCCGCCGAACAATGGTCGATCGGGCGCTTCAGCCGTCACCACCGGACGAGATCCCAGACTTCGAAATTTCAGACTTCGAAATCTCAGCCTTGCGTGTTCAGTGCCGGCCGCGACCCGCCCGTAGCCCAATCGAGAAGCTCAATCGTGTGTACGACCGGAACTGACGTGCCACTGGCAATCTGCACCATGCAGCCGATATTGCCCGCGGCAATCATGTCCGGCTTGACGCTTGCGATGTTGGCGACCTTGCGATCGCGCAACCGGCCCGCAAGCTCGGGTTGGAGAATGTTGTAGGTCCCCGCCGAACCGCAACACAAATGGCTCTCGGGCACATCTTTCACCACGAATCCATTCTTGGAAAGCAATTCTTTCGGAAGGCCCGTGATTTTCTGTCCGTGCTGCAACGAACATGCGGAGTGATAGGCGACGACGATGTTGTCCAGTCGCGTCTTCGACTCGAGTCCGAGACCGGCGACGTATTCGGTGATGTCCTTGGCAAGCGCCGACACCTTGGCCGCATCGGCCGCGAACGCAGCGTCCTCGCGCAGCAGATAGCCGTAGTCCTTGATCACGGTGCCGCAGCCGGACGCCGTCACCAGGATGGCGTCGAGCCCCTCCTTCGCCGCCTCCTTCTGCCACGCCGTGACATTGGCGCGAGCCCGCCCCAACGCATCGTGGTCGTTGCCGAGGTGATGGGTCAGCGCACCGCAGCACTGCTCGTCCCTGACCAGGACGACCTCGATGCCGTGGCGGGTGAGAAGACTGATGGCGGCCTGGTTGATGCGCGGCGCAAGCACTTGCTGGGCGCAACCCTGAAGGAGCGCGACACGGCCGCGCTTCTTGCCGAGTGCCGCGAACACGCTGCCCGGGAGCGGACCGGGCGCCGGCAGCCGGTTCGGAGCCAGCGCCAGCATTGCCTTGAGGCGCAGGATCAGGCCGGGCGTGGCCGCGGGCCGCGGCGTCGGCAGCAGCACCGCCAGCGGACGGGCGAGCCGCGCCAGCCACATGCTGGCGCGAAAGCGCTGCGGGTCGGGCAGGACGAAGGCCAGCGCCTGGCGCAGCAGCCGCTCGGTCAGCGGCCTCTGGTAGCGCTGCTCGATCCTGACCCGGGCCTGGTCGACGAGGTGCATGTAATTCACCCCGGAGGGGCAGGTCGTCATGCAGGACAGGCAGGACAGGCAGCGGTCGACATGCTTGACCACCTCCGCCGTCGGGGTCTCGTCCTTCTCCAGCATCTCCTTGATCAGGTAGATACGGCCGCGCGGGCTATCGAGCTCGTCGCCGAGCAGTACATAGGTCGGACAGGTTGCGGTGCAGAAGCCGCAATGGACGCAGGCGCGCAGGATCTTGTCGGCTTGCGCGATATCGGGGTCGGCGAGTTGCGCCAGCGAGAATTCGGTCTTCATGCCGCAGCGCCCCGCGTCAGCCGTCCCCGGTTGAGAATGGTTTTTGGATCGAAACTGGCGCGGACCCGATCGCTCAACGCGGCGCTGCCCGCCGCCTGCGGGTGGAACACGTCCACCATGCTCCTGACATCCTCTGCCGCGCGGATCAGCGTGGCGTGCCCGCCGACGGCATCAGCACGCTGGCGCACGGCCGGGGCGTGCGCGTCGGCCTTCGGCGGCAGCGCGGCCCAGATCAGCCCGCCGCCCCAATCGTAGATCACGTCGCCGCCGCTCTCGCGCGCCAATTGCGTGCCGAGCGCCGCTCCCGAGGCCGGCGGACAGACGATTCGCCAAACCGGCCAGGCGCCGAGCGCGCCGCTGGCCGCGAACGGCAGCACGTCACGAATCGTGGCCCACAGGACCGACGACGCGGTGTCCTCGATCAGCGTCGCGGTTCCAAACGGCGCCAGCAATTCGCGCAGCGAGCCGGCGCGGTGCGCGGCGGAGGCCGTGA includes:
- a CDS encoding histone, which gives rise to MAKAKKKKSKKAKKAKKAVAAKKTAKKAAKKSAKKAAKKSAKKAAPKKAAKKAVKKAAKATSKKAAPKKAASKKAAKKAAPKKAKAAPAPKPSAPLTPPAPAPEPAAETSWAMPSSSAEPTSADGQG
- the glcF gene encoding glycolate oxidase subunit GlcF, whose product is MKTEFSLAQLADPDIAQADKILRACVHCGFCTATCPTYVLLGDELDSPRGRIYLIKEMLEKDETPTAEVVKHVDRCLSCLSCMTTCPSGVNYMHLVDQARVRIEQRYQRPLTERLLRQALAFVLPDPQRFRASMWLARLARPLAVLLPTPRPAATPGLILRLKAMLALAPNRLPAPGPLPGSVFAALGKKRGRVALLQGCAQQVLAPRINQAAISLLTRHGIEVVLVRDEQCCGALTHHLGNDHDALGRARANVTAWQKEAAKEGLDAILVTASGCGTVIKDYGYLLREDAAFAADAAKVSALAKDITEYVAGLGLESKTRLDNIVVAYHSACSLQHGQKITGLPKELLSKNGFVVKDVPESHLCCGSAGTYNILQPELAGRLRDRKVANIASVKPDMIAAGNIGCMVQIASGTSVPVVHTIELLDWATGGSRPALNTQG